One window from the genome of Diospyros lotus cultivar Yz01 chromosome 11, ASM1463336v1, whole genome shotgun sequence encodes:
- the LOC127813513 gene encoding lysine-specific demethylase JMJ13 isoform X1, which produces MVEGRICMSREAKLEFLKRKRLQRMKSETLSNSACVSVTNMMTRSGGDALRASASCGMGLHGNAETFSRAAGASSERDAFSKRMVAKFDLNDLEWTEKIPECPVYRPDKKEFEDPLVYLQKIAPKASKYGICKIVSPLNASVPAGMVLMKEKVGFKFSTRVQPLRLAEWDNDDKVTFFMSGRNYTFRDFEKMANKVFARRYFSAGCLPDAYLEKEFWREIACGKTESVEYACDVDGSAFSSSPNDPLGKSKWNLKKLSRLPNSVLRLLENTIPGVTEPMLYIGMLFSMFAWHVEDHYLYSINYHHCGAAKTWYGIPGHAALDFEKVVREHVYTNDILAADGEDGAFDVLLGKTTLFPPNILLEHDVPVYKAVQKPGEFIITFPRAYHAGFSHGFNCGEAVNFAIGDWFPLGSIASRRYALLNRIPLLPHEELLCKEAMSLHTSLELEDPDHSSAELICHHSIKSSFVNLIRFQHRARWCLMKKRAYIRVIPISHGTILCSLCKRDCYVAYINCNCCLHPICLRHEVKSLDLSCGGTRTLCLREDISDMEAAAKKFEQEEGMLSQAQQQGGGGDDLIKFSTAEQDGYTPYCETNFDLNIEIAESQDLIKQPESSSQSHPPARSGAESFGTQASDPSLSSAASTLCSFLEPDNYVCIDNNQVALDANLSSGDLLSTELSNDACNAHEYSVNNTCFGTQKSDIQGLEVRPVPDQDSDESDSEIFRVKRRSSVKVLEQRNVNNVISPNVEYQGLKRLKKLQPTGRCEVSTSTECSNSDNLNRTVTCSITRAKETSDGALRDRQGRGTCIPISIKLKRNVEEGASKFREHNRDKDDRSEYELGGRTVRERAPPFEIGPKRLKVKGPSVNGSDSRLE; this is translated from the exons ATG GTGGAAGGAAGGATTTGTATGTCTCGAGAGGCtaaattagaatttttgaagCGTAAAAGGCTTCAGCGTATGAAATCTGAAACTTTGAGCAATAGTGCATGTGTCAGTGTGACTAACATGATGACTAGAAGTGGAGGAGATGCTTTAAGAGCTTCTGCATCGTGTGGTATGGGATTACACGGCAATGCAGAGACATTTTCACGAGCTGCTGGTGCTTCAAGCGAGAGGGATGCCTTCTCAAAGCGCATGGTAGCTAAGTTTGACTTGAATGATCTCGAGTGGACTGAAAAGATTCCCGAGTGTCCTGTTTACCGTCCAGATAAAAAGGAATTTGAGGATCCGTTGGTTTATCTGCAAAAGATAGCACCGAAAGCTTCAAAATACG GTATATGCAAGATTGTGTCTCCATTGAATGCATCAGTTCCTGCTGGTATGGTATTGATGAAAGAGAAAGTAggttttaaattttcaactcGAGTGCAACCTCTCCGTCTTGCTGAGTGGGATAATGATGACAAGGTCACTTTCTTTATGAGTGGGAG aaattacacATTTCGTGATTTCGAGAAAATGGCGAACAAGGTTTTTGCTCGTAGATATTTTAGTGCTGGATGTCTTCCTGACGCATACTTGGAAAAAGAATTTTGGCGTGAAATAGCTTGTGGAAAGACTGAAAGTGTTGAATATGCTTGTGATGTTGATGGTAGTGCCTTTTCATCTTCTCCCAATGATCCGCTTGGGAAAAGCAAATGGAACCTCAAG AAACTTTCTCGTCTACCCAATTCTGTACTACGGCTTCTAGAAAATACAATTCCG GGCGTTACTGAGCCAATGCTTTATATTGGAATGCTGTTTAGTATGTTTGCTTGGCATGTGGAGGATCACTACTTGTATAG TATCAATTATCATCATTGTGGAGCAGCAAAAACTTGGTACGGAATCCCTGGTCATGCTGCTTTAGATTTTGAAAAGGTTGTTCGGGAACATGTATATACTAACGATATACTAGCTGCTGATGGAGAGGATGGGGCATTTGATGTGCTTTTGGGGAAAACAACTTTGTTTCCTCCAAATATTTTACTGGAACATGATGTCCCTGTCTACAAGGCTGTCCAAAAGCCTGGGGAATTTATAATAACTTTCCCTAGAGCATATCATGCAGGATTTAGTCATG GTTTTAATTGTGGTGAAGCAGTAAACTTTGCTATTGGTGACTGGTTCCCTTTGGGGTCCATTGCTAGCCGTCGTTATGCACTTCTTAACCGGATACCTCTCCTTCCTCATGAGGAACTCCTTTGCAAAGAAGCAATGTCGCTCCATACAAGTTTGGAACTTGAAGATCCAGATCATTCATCTGCAGAGTTGATCTGTCACCATAGCATTAAGAGTTCATTTGTTAACTTGATACGGTTCCAGCACCGTGCCCGTTGGTGTCTAATGAAGAAAAGGGCATATATTCGTGTTATTCCAATTTCTCATGGAACTATTCTCTGCAGTCTCTGCAAACGTGATTGTTATGTAGCATACATTAATTGCAACTGTTGCCTTCATCCCATTTGCCTTCGCCATG AGGTTAAGTCACTTGACTTATCGTGTGGGGGCACTCGGACTCTGTGTTTAAGAGAAGATATTAGTGATATGGAAGCTGCAGCCAAGAAATTTGAGCAGGAAGAGGGTATGTTGTCTCAGGCTCAGCAACAAGGTGGAGGTGGTGATGATTTAATCAAATTCTCAACCGCCGAACAGGATGGATATACTCCTTATTGTGAGACAAACTTTGATTTGAATATAGAGATTGCTGAAAGCCAGGATCTGATCAAGCAGCCAGAGTCCAGTTCTCAAAGCCATCCCCCTGCAAGATCTGGTGCAGAAAGTTTTGGAACTCAGGCATCAGATCCATCTCTCTCTTCTGCTGCGTCAACACTTTGTTCTTTTCTAGAGCCAGACAATTATGTTTGTATTGACAACAAT CAGGTGGCACTTGATGCAAACTTGAGTTCAGGGGACCTTCTGTCTACAGAGTTGTCTAATGACGCTTGCAATGCACATGAATATTCTGTCAATAATACATGTTTTGGTACCCAAAAAAGTGATATTCAGGGGCTAGAGGTTAGGCCTGTCCCAGACCAGGATAGTGACGAATCAGATTCAGAGATATTCAGGGTTAAACGTCGATCTTCTGTGAAAGTTTTGGAACAAAGAAATGTGAACAATGTCATCTCTCCAAATGTTGAATATCAG GGGCTTAAGCGACTAAAGAAACTCCAACCTACGGGAAGATGTGAGGTGTCGACATCGACGGAATGTTCCAATTCTGATAATTTAAACCGCACAGTCACTTGCAGCATAACACGTGCAAAAGAAACGTCAGATGGTGCTTTGAGGGACAGACAAGGCAGAGGAACTTGCATTCCCATCTCAATtaagttgaagagaaatgttGAAGAAGGAGCGAGTAAATTCAGAGAACACAACAGAGACAAAGATGATAGGTCTGAGTATGAGTTGGGAGGAAGGACAGTTAGAGAACGGGCCCCTCCTTTTGAGATTGGACCGAAGCGCCTCAAAGTCAAAGGGCCGTCTGTAAATGGGTCGGACAGCAGGTTGGAGTGA
- the LOC127813513 gene encoding lysine-specific demethylase JMJ13 isoform X2 gives MVEGRICMSREAKLEFLKRKRLQRMKSETLSNSACVSVTNMMTRSGGDALRASASCGMGLHGNAETFSRAAGASSERDAFSKRMVAKFDLNDLEWTEKIPECPVYRPDKKEFEDPLVYLQKIAPKASKYGICKIVSPLNASVPAGMVLMKEKVGFKFSTRVQPLRLAEWDNDDKVTFFMSGRNYTFRDFEKMANKVFARRYFSAGCLPDAYLEKEFWREIACGKTESVEYACDVDGSAFSSSPNDPLGKSKWNLKKLSRLPNSVLRLLENTIPGVTEPMLYIGMLFSMFAWHVEDHYLYSINYHHCGAAKTWYGIPGHAALDFEKVVREHVYTNDILAADGEDGAFDVLLGKTTLFPPNILLEHDVPVYKAVQKPGEFIITFPRAYHAGFSHGFNCGEAVNFAIGDWFPLGSIASRRYALLNRIPLLPHEELLCKEAMSLHTSLELEDPDHSSAELICHHSIKSSFVNLIRFQHRARWCLMKKRAYIRVIPISHGTILCSLCKRDCYVAYINCNCCLHPICLRHEVKSLDLSCGGTRTLCLREDISDMEAAAKKFEQEEGMLSQAQQQGGGGDDLIKFSTAEQDGYTPYCETNFDLNIEIAESQDLIKQPESSSQSHPPARSGAESFGTQASDPSLSSAASTLCSFLEPDNYVCIDNNVALDANLSSGDLLSTELSNDACNAHEYSVNNTCFGTQKSDIQGLEVRPVPDQDSDESDSEIFRVKRRSSVKVLEQRNVNNVISPNVEYQGLKRLKKLQPTGRCEVSTSTECSNSDNLNRTVTCSITRAKETSDGALRDRQGRGTCIPISIKLKRNVEEGASKFREHNRDKDDRSEYELGGRTVRERAPPFEIGPKRLKVKGPSVNGSDSRLE, from the exons ATG GTGGAAGGAAGGATTTGTATGTCTCGAGAGGCtaaattagaatttttgaagCGTAAAAGGCTTCAGCGTATGAAATCTGAAACTTTGAGCAATAGTGCATGTGTCAGTGTGACTAACATGATGACTAGAAGTGGAGGAGATGCTTTAAGAGCTTCTGCATCGTGTGGTATGGGATTACACGGCAATGCAGAGACATTTTCACGAGCTGCTGGTGCTTCAAGCGAGAGGGATGCCTTCTCAAAGCGCATGGTAGCTAAGTTTGACTTGAATGATCTCGAGTGGACTGAAAAGATTCCCGAGTGTCCTGTTTACCGTCCAGATAAAAAGGAATTTGAGGATCCGTTGGTTTATCTGCAAAAGATAGCACCGAAAGCTTCAAAATACG GTATATGCAAGATTGTGTCTCCATTGAATGCATCAGTTCCTGCTGGTATGGTATTGATGAAAGAGAAAGTAggttttaaattttcaactcGAGTGCAACCTCTCCGTCTTGCTGAGTGGGATAATGATGACAAGGTCACTTTCTTTATGAGTGGGAG aaattacacATTTCGTGATTTCGAGAAAATGGCGAACAAGGTTTTTGCTCGTAGATATTTTAGTGCTGGATGTCTTCCTGACGCATACTTGGAAAAAGAATTTTGGCGTGAAATAGCTTGTGGAAAGACTGAAAGTGTTGAATATGCTTGTGATGTTGATGGTAGTGCCTTTTCATCTTCTCCCAATGATCCGCTTGGGAAAAGCAAATGGAACCTCAAG AAACTTTCTCGTCTACCCAATTCTGTACTACGGCTTCTAGAAAATACAATTCCG GGCGTTACTGAGCCAATGCTTTATATTGGAATGCTGTTTAGTATGTTTGCTTGGCATGTGGAGGATCACTACTTGTATAG TATCAATTATCATCATTGTGGAGCAGCAAAAACTTGGTACGGAATCCCTGGTCATGCTGCTTTAGATTTTGAAAAGGTTGTTCGGGAACATGTATATACTAACGATATACTAGCTGCTGATGGAGAGGATGGGGCATTTGATGTGCTTTTGGGGAAAACAACTTTGTTTCCTCCAAATATTTTACTGGAACATGATGTCCCTGTCTACAAGGCTGTCCAAAAGCCTGGGGAATTTATAATAACTTTCCCTAGAGCATATCATGCAGGATTTAGTCATG GTTTTAATTGTGGTGAAGCAGTAAACTTTGCTATTGGTGACTGGTTCCCTTTGGGGTCCATTGCTAGCCGTCGTTATGCACTTCTTAACCGGATACCTCTCCTTCCTCATGAGGAACTCCTTTGCAAAGAAGCAATGTCGCTCCATACAAGTTTGGAACTTGAAGATCCAGATCATTCATCTGCAGAGTTGATCTGTCACCATAGCATTAAGAGTTCATTTGTTAACTTGATACGGTTCCAGCACCGTGCCCGTTGGTGTCTAATGAAGAAAAGGGCATATATTCGTGTTATTCCAATTTCTCATGGAACTATTCTCTGCAGTCTCTGCAAACGTGATTGTTATGTAGCATACATTAATTGCAACTGTTGCCTTCATCCCATTTGCCTTCGCCATG AGGTTAAGTCACTTGACTTATCGTGTGGGGGCACTCGGACTCTGTGTTTAAGAGAAGATATTAGTGATATGGAAGCTGCAGCCAAGAAATTTGAGCAGGAAGAGGGTATGTTGTCTCAGGCTCAGCAACAAGGTGGAGGTGGTGATGATTTAATCAAATTCTCAACCGCCGAACAGGATGGATATACTCCTTATTGTGAGACAAACTTTGATTTGAATATAGAGATTGCTGAAAGCCAGGATCTGATCAAGCAGCCAGAGTCCAGTTCTCAAAGCCATCCCCCTGCAAGATCTGGTGCAGAAAGTTTTGGAACTCAGGCATCAGATCCATCTCTCTCTTCTGCTGCGTCAACACTTTGTTCTTTTCTAGAGCCAGACAATTATGTTTGTATTGACAACAAT GTGGCACTTGATGCAAACTTGAGTTCAGGGGACCTTCTGTCTACAGAGTTGTCTAATGACGCTTGCAATGCACATGAATATTCTGTCAATAATACATGTTTTGGTACCCAAAAAAGTGATATTCAGGGGCTAGAGGTTAGGCCTGTCCCAGACCAGGATAGTGACGAATCAGATTCAGAGATATTCAGGGTTAAACGTCGATCTTCTGTGAAAGTTTTGGAACAAAGAAATGTGAACAATGTCATCTCTCCAAATGTTGAATATCAG GGGCTTAAGCGACTAAAGAAACTCCAACCTACGGGAAGATGTGAGGTGTCGACATCGACGGAATGTTCCAATTCTGATAATTTAAACCGCACAGTCACTTGCAGCATAACACGTGCAAAAGAAACGTCAGATGGTGCTTTGAGGGACAGACAAGGCAGAGGAACTTGCATTCCCATCTCAATtaagttgaagagaaatgttGAAGAAGGAGCGAGTAAATTCAGAGAACACAACAGAGACAAAGATGATAGGTCTGAGTATGAGTTGGGAGGAAGGACAGTTAGAGAACGGGCCCCTCCTTTTGAGATTGGACCGAAGCGCCTCAAAGTCAAAGGGCCGTCTGTAAATGGGTCGGACAGCAGGTTGGAGTGA